A genome region from Nocardiopsis exhalans includes the following:
- a CDS encoding DUF4352 domain-containing protein: protein MDRTVWIVAASAVTVALALVFGFGAGWFSHQQYLRDSIESAFEDLDAGEPEQESPAEPADAPDEEATEPDQPEDSEETDRWPEAAPMGESASDGTWDITLTGVERTTHISGSYSNTTAAAGREFVVLEAELTNASSGPQAPDVEDCELVDTDGNRHAYDFDALLVLDEQNDVLYYDVNPGASVTVSVPFDVAEGADVEVALMTGVWDGPGVAELAVEE from the coding sequence TCGTCGCCGCCTCGGCGGTGACCGTGGCGTTGGCGCTGGTGTTCGGCTTCGGTGCGGGCTGGTTCTCCCATCAGCAGTACCTCAGGGACAGCATCGAGTCCGCTTTCGAGGACCTCGACGCCGGGGAACCGGAGCAGGAGAGCCCGGCGGAACCCGCCGACGCGCCCGACGAGGAAGCCACGGAGCCGGACCAACCCGAGGATTCCGAGGAGACCGACCGGTGGCCGGAGGCCGCACCCATGGGTGAGAGCGCCTCCGACGGCACCTGGGACATCACCCTGACCGGGGTGGAGCGCACCACCCACATCTCGGGTTCCTACTCCAACACGACAGCGGCCGCGGGCCGGGAGTTCGTGGTGTTGGAGGCGGAACTGACCAACGCCTCCAGCGGGCCTCAGGCCCCGGACGTGGAGGACTGCGAGCTGGTGGACACCGACGGCAACCGGCACGCCTACGACTTCGACGCCCTGCTGGTCCTGGACGAGCAGAACGACGTCCTCTACTACGACGTCAACCCGGGCGCGTCGGTGACCGTGTCCGTACCCTTCGACGTGGCCGAGGGCGCCGACGTGGAGGTCGCCCTGATGACCGGGGTCTGGGACGGCCCGGGGGTGGCCGAGCTGGCCGTCGAGGAGTAG